In the Pseudomonadota bacterium genome, CCCCTCGCGCAGTCGGGGAGCGGCCCGCAGGTGATCCTCGCCAACCTCGAAGGTGAGCGGCACACCCTCGGGCTGCACATGGCCGCCGTCTTCCTCGCCCTCGGCGGTTTCCGGATCGTCTTCCTCGGAATGAGCACGCCGCGCAGGGACATCGTCGCCGCGTCGTCCGCGTCCGGATCGCTCGCCGCGGTGATCGGCACGTCGACGGCCGCGGAGCCGAAGCGCACCTCGGCCGAGCTCAAGGCGCTGCGCGCGGATCTGCCCGCACCGATCATCGTCGTCGTCGGCGGCAACGAGGCTCTGCACGAGATCCCGGGCGTCGTCGCGATGGAGTCGCTCGACGCGTTCCACGGGTGGGTCGAGACGCTCGCGGCCGCGTCGGGATCCGCCAGCCAGCTGCGCGGCACGAGCCCCGGGCTCGGCCCGCGGTAGCCGCCCTCAGATCAGCCCTTCTTCTCCCGATAATCGGGATAGAGCCGATCCACGCACGCCGGGCACAGGCCGTGCGAGAACTCGGCGCCCGAGTGCTCTGCGACGTACGCCTCGATCTCCTGCCAGCGGCCGTCCGCCGTGCGGATCCGCTTGCAGCCCGCGCAGGTCGGCAGGATCCCGCGCAGGAGATCGAGCTCCGCGCGCATGTGCTCGGCGACCTCCTTGGACGCGAGCAGGCCTGCCGCCCCCCGTACGTCCTCCACCACGTAGGCGACGCGGCCGTCGGCGTCGAACAGCGGCGACGCGACGACCTCCTCGGCGGCGAACGTCCCGTCCGGGCTCACGTGGTCGTGGACGATGTGCGCCCTCGCTCCGGTCTCGAACACCTCGCACACCGGGCAGAGCACACCGGCCTCGAAGCACGGCTTCGCGGAGCCGTGCATCACAGCGTGGCAGGAGGTCGCCTCGTCATCGAAGCCGGGCGATCCGTACCGCGCGCGCGCCGCGGCGTTCATGTAGACGATCCGGAACGAACGGGAGATCACGAGCACCGGATCCGCGACCGCGTCCAGTATCCGCGAGGGTTCGAGCGGGGGCGCGTCGCGCGCCTGGCCGTCATCCACGATGCACCGCCCTCTTCATTCGATCTCCGTGGGCGCGCACGTCGAGACCCCAGCGCCGACGATGCGCTTCCCGGACTCCGGGATGTACAGCTCGACGTCGCCGGACTCGGCGTCGACCTTGTAGACGTTCGTCGAGGTGTCGAGCGCCGACTCGTAGAACACGTAGAACGCGGCGCCCCAATAGGCGAACGCCCACGCGGACGGCGAGTTCGAGAGATCCGAGAGCGGGTACGTCGTGAGGAGCGAGGCGTTCCCCTTGTCGATGCGCGAGACGTGCGGCGTCGCCGCGGACGGGAAGAAGCCCCAGAGCTCGCCGAGGCCGTTGCCGGTCAGCTCCGGATCGCCGCTGATCGAGCCGACCACGTCGACGATCCAGTCGCCGCCGATCGTCGCGAGGCTCGTGCCGTCGGCGATGTACAGCGTCTCGTCCCAGGTGTCGCCGCCGTCGGTGGCGTACCCCATGCCGAACACGCCGAAGCCGCTCTGGCCCGTGACGTACGGCGTCGCGGTGCACGCCGCGTTCGACGTGCTCACCTCGAAGATGTCGCCGTTCTGGAACAGCACGTACGCGACGGCGTCGCGCGTGACCGCCATGGAGTACGGCGAAGAGCCGTTTCCGCAGTCCACGGTGCCGATGAGATCGAACACCTTGGTCGGCGGCTCGAACCTGTAGAGCGAGTTGTCCGAGTCGACGACGTACACGACCTTGGCCGCCTCGGAGCAGCCGTCGTCCGTGTCCCCGTCGGAATCCGAGTCGGAGTCGGAATCAGAGTCCGAGTCGCCGTCGGAGCCGGGATCGCGCGCGGCGTCGTCCCCGCAGGAGGAACCGAGCGCCGCCGCGAACGAAACGGAGAGCAGGCCCGCGATCAGGTGCGTTCTTCTCATGTCGCCCCCTAGAATTTTGTGAACGTGAGCGCCAGCATGAGGCTCACGTAGTCGAACTCGGCCCACGGGTCGTTCTCGAGCTTCGCGTAGTTGAGCTGCAGGCCGAGGCCGAGCCCCTTGTCGTTGTCGCCGAACCACTCCTTGCCGACGCCGATCGTCACGCCCGGGCCCTGGAACGACTGATGCTTCTCCCCGCGCTCCGCGCTACACAGCACGCCCGGAAGGTACAGGATCAGCCCGACGAAGCGGAGCTGGGCGGTCGCGTAGAAGTCGTAATCGGTGAAGTAGTACGAAAGGCCGCCGCCCACGCCGAACAGCGTGAAGCCCATCTCCGTCGGCTCGTCCGCGCGCAGGATCATCCGCTCCCATACTCCGCCCACGTGGATTCCGATGTCCTTGAAGCCGCCGCCGAAGTCCATCGAGACGTTGAGCGCCGGCGAGTCGTGACTGGGCTCGTCGACGCGCCGCAGCCCGATCGCCGGGGCGAGCGTTCCGTCGCCGAAGATCCACGCATAACCGAGCCCGAGCGTGAATCGGAACAGGAACCCCTTGTGATCCTCGCGCCCCTCGTCGTCCGCCTTCTCCTCCGGCGCCGGGGCGCTCGCCTCCGCCGCAGGCGCGGGAGCTTCCGCCGCAGGGGGCGCCGGCGCGGTTGTCGATTCTTGAGCGTCAGCCGAGCCCGCGGCGAGGAGAAGCGCCGTCGTGAGAATCGCGCGGACCGCGGTCACGGGGCACCGCACGTATCACCCCCCACGTCCATATCCATGTCGATGTCGATGTCGATATCGATATCGATATCCACATCGACGTCTATGCTCGCCGGCTTGGGCGGGAGGCAGGCCGTCAGACGCTCGTTCATGGCGCACCCCGTGCAACCGCCGGTCGACGTCTCGCACAGCTCGCAGGACGGATCCCCCATCCCGTTGTCGGGCCTCCAGCAGTACATGA is a window encoding:
- a CDS encoding PAS domain-containing protein yields the protein MDDGQARDAPPLEPSRILDAVADPVLVISRSFRIVYMNAAARARYGSPGFDDEATSCHAVMHGSAKPCFEAGVLCPVCEVFETGARAHIVHDHVSPDGTFAAEEVVASPLFDADGRVAYVVEDVRGAAGLLASKEVAEHMRAELDLLRGILPTCAGCKRIRTADGRWQEIEAYVAEHSGAEFSHGLCPACVDRLYPDYREKKG
- a CDS encoding cobalamin B12-binding domain-containing protein — translated: PLAQSGSGPQVILANLEGERHTLGLHMAAVFLALGGFRIVFLGMSTPRRDIVAASSASGSLAAVIGTSTAAEPKRTSAELKALRADLPAPIIVVVGGNEALHEIPGVVAMESLDAFHGWVETLAAASGSASQLRGTSPGLGPR